The nucleotide sequence CAACAGCAGACCGTTTTCCTGAGTCAACTCAGCATCGACTAGGACAAACTTGCGAACGGTAGACCAGTAAGGCAGGTGGCAATTGGCTGTATCAATCAAAGGCTGGTAGAGGGCCACAATGCGCGGCTGCTGGAGCCATCCAGGGCAACCTGCATCAATGCCCCAGGTTTCGGCCCCAACTCGCAGGGCTTCTAGGTTAGGAAAAATCAGCAGGCCGCAGAACTTTCGGTTAAGGCCGACCGTAATGGCGTGGGCTACTAAGGGAGATCTCATCAGCCCCTGCTCCAATGGCAGAGCCGACACATATTTGCCCGTAGAGAGCTTAAACAGCGGTTTCTTGACCCCGGTAATAGTGAGAAATCGGTCAGCCGAGAGCGTGCCCAAGTCCCCCGTATGGAGCCAGCCCGCTTCGTCAATCGCCTGTCGAGTCGCCTCCGGATCTTGGTAGTAGCCCTGCATTACAAAGGGCGCGCGGATGAGGATCTCGTGATCGGGTGCGATCGCAACCTCCACCCCCGGAATTGGCATTCCGACCGTACCTGCCCGGTTGTCTGTGCCCCGGTTGTAGCAGACCACGCCGCTGCTCTCTGTCAGGCCGTAGCCTTGGAGAACGGGCACCCCCGCCGCTGAGAAAAACCGCACCAGTTCCTCCGACAGCGCCGCCCCGCCGCTAATGCAGGCCCGCAGCCGTCCGCCAAACACATCTCGCCACTGGCCAAACACCAGCCGATCTGCCAACTGTAGCTGCAGCGCATACAGACGGTGCGGCGTTCGGTTTAGGTTAAATCGCTGAGCCAGCTTAATGGCCCACAGCAGCACCGCCCGATCAAACCGACTCAAATGCTGCGCCCGATCCAAAATCCGCTCATGCACTTTCTCCAGCAGACGCGGCACCGTAATTAAAAATGTCGGCTTCACCCGCCTCAGATGTTTGATTAGGTGATTGGCATCCGAGAAGTAAATGCTGTGCCCAAAGGCCAAGTGCCCGTAGAGAAACACCCTGGCAAAAATATGGGTCAGCGGCAAAAACAGCAGCGCTACTTCCTCTGGCCCAGTCGGCAGGTCAGGATAGCTAGAAAACGCCGCCAGCACATTCGCCGTGATGTTCTCATGGCTCAGCATCACGCCCCTAGGCTGTTTAGTCTCACTCGGGATATAGAGAATCGTCGCTAAGTCGTGGGGTGCGATCGCATCTCGCAACCCACGCACCCCCGCCTCCGACCACCGCTCCCACCCCCACGCGCTGACCTCAGCCAAAGTCGCTAGCTGAACACACTGAGGACAAGGCGACGGACAGGGCGATCCCGACGGTTGCTGGCAGAGGAGGCGGGGGATTTGGAGGCAGGATTCGGGGTGAGGGGAAGAGGACGCAGGGATATGGAGACGCGGAGGCGCATCCCCATATTCCCGAGTCTCTTCTATCTCCACCAACACCACACTCCCTAACTCCGGCGTCTCCCACAAATAGGGCATGAGCTGATTGAGCAGGTCTTGATTGGAAATGACTAGGGCCTTAGCGGCGGTTTGCTGCAGAATGAATAGGATGTTTTCGATGGTTTGGGTGAGGTCGATGGGGACATCGACAAGTCCGGCTAACAGGCAGCCCATGTCTGCGATCGCAAATCCTGTGTCGCTGTGCATAACTAGCGCGACCCGGTCTCCTCGAACCAGCCCCAAGGTTTCTAGGCCCAGGGCAAATTCTTCGGCGGCCCGACGAAATTCGGGGATTGGGAGGGATTGCCATCGGCCCCGACGCCACTGATTGAGGGTTTGCTGGGGAGCCGCGGGGTCTTCCTGCAGGGAAGGCTGGCCCTCGCAAGCCTGATCCAACAAAGCGGGTAGAGTGCGTCCTAAAATTGGACTTTCGGCTTCTAAGGCAGCACAGTGACTGACTGATATTGCATTCATGGTTGAGAAGTGCCTGTACGCTTCGATTAAGGCGGGGGCAATTCAGGGAACCTCAAAACAGTCCACAACGAAATTTTTAGGCAGCGCTTAGCGCCACCAAAAGCACAGTGGAGAAGAGCGGATTGTAATAGGAAATCCGTTTTGGACTGATGAGGTAAATCAGCTAAATAGATATCTGGGGGGTGAGTATCTATTTCAAAACACAGCAGCTACAGCAGAAGTATTGCCTGCTGAAACTGATAATTTCATAAATTTGCTGCCTCTAAAATCCCTGGAATAGCAGTACGCAGAGGTTCTGAAAGAGCTTTCTAGGAGCTATAAAAAGTAAGGAAACAACGACAATTTGATGATGAGTTATTGCCTTGTACTATTGATCATAGCGGTTTGATTTCTAGTCACCCATAATTGATAACTATCTCAAACAACTTTTGTAACAGGCTGCAATGGGGCATTTCGAAAATCACTACAAAGCTAGATGTCAGGTCAAAAAAGCTGAGTTTATAGCAGGGGATCGCCGAAAAGTAAAGAGAATGCAATACGGTGCAGGTTATTCTCAGCTTTTGACCGGGTTGTACAAAGGCAATTTCAGTTTGCCTAAGTTGCCTTAAACTCTCTTCTTTTTATTAGCTTTTGATTTATTGGATTTTGAACACAGGCTTGCTGATATCAAACAGCAAGCCTCTATCTACTGGTGATAACTCAACTCGCAGAGCAAGCCCTTGTTCTCTACATGCCGGTTGATCCAGTTCACGACATCTAGAGACACTTGCCGAGCACAAATATCGTTGTGCAAGTCATGTAGGCCGCCCGAATATTCCCGGTACTCTTTATCGATAAGAGAGAGCTGCCCAAATAGCAGCCGGCTGCCGTCTGGTGGTACCACCGAGTCCTCACTACCTTGGAGAAGCAGCAGCGGAACCTGCAGAGTGAGCAGCTCCGTTCGCAGCCGTCTGGCAGTATTCAGAAACTCTGTTGCCAGGCGAGCTGTACCCTGTCGGTGCCGTAGCGGATCGCTCGCATACGCAGCCACCCAGTCTGGGCAGCGAGAACCGGCCTCTTCTGGAAGCCCTGTATCTAAAGAGAACCGAGGCCAGACCCGCGAAAAGGCTCTGCCAATGCCCATCTTGATAGGAGAAACCCCAACCGGGCCAATAGCAGGTGCGATCGCAACCACACCCGGCAACGCATCAGAGCACCGCAGAGCATAGTCCAAAACAACCGTAGCCCCCAAGCTATGCCCCAATAGAAAACAGAGCGCCCCCGGATTTTGCGCCGCCATGAGCTGCCAAAACTTGCCCACATCCCAACACAGCTCCGCCCACCGGTTAATGTGGCCCCGCTGACCCGGAGACTGCCCATGCCCCCGCAAATCCACGCTATAAACCCCATAACCAGAAGCCACTAAGCCCTCAACCAAGGAGCCAAACAGCCCACTGTGGCTCCCCAACCCCGGCACAATACCCACCACCGCTTTTACCTCTGCAGCAGGGTGCCAGCACTGGTAATAAAGCTCCAGCTTCCCATCACCCGTAAATCGCCCTTCTCGATGCCTCATACCCTCAAACTCCAAACTCCAAACAACCAACCCCCACCCTTATCCCCCCTTCACGTCCCATCTCCCCGTGTCTCTCCCATCTCCTGCCACGACCCCGAACTCACCAGCCACAGATCAAAAGGAGGCTGACTGAGATAGGCCGCATAGTCAGCAGTAAGCTGAGGCAAGCAATCGATGCCTTGAGCCAGGTACTGGTTAAAAAAGGCGAGGCTGAGAGCATTGATGTACTGGTCAAAGGGGAGTTCACAGCAGGTGCCTACGTTTTGGGGCAATATTTTGACCCGCAGGTTTAAAGACTCGGTCAGACGCTGCAGGTTTCTGATGTGAGTTTTGCCCTGTATCACGCCCAGGTAGCAGTGAGGGTTTTTTAGGCCCTGAAAGAGACGGATTTGCTCGCAGACCAAGGGCGCAGCGATATCCCGACTGCTCGCCAGCAGCAGGGCCGGTACCTGAATTTGCCCCATACCCTGTGCGCCAAAAACCCCACTGCCCACTGCATCGAGAGAGACAATGGCCTGAATGCGCGCATCCTGCAGGGGATAAGCACCGCGCGGCAGCCCCAGCGCCTGACACTGCAGCAGCAGCGACAGATTCAGTTCATTCCAGGGGAGACGGCAGGCGGCCTCCAGCGTTTCGAAATGAATGGCGGCTCCAGCTAAGGCAAACGCGGTGTAAGCGCCAAAAGAGTAGCCCATCACGCCAACGGCCCGAAGGTTGAGCAGGCCGCCAAATTGAGTGTCGTTGCACTGCTCTAGCCCGTCTAAAAGACGGCTAATCTCTAGCGGTCGATCGATAAACTCTTGAGCCTTAAAAAGGTCTTGGGATTTGCCTTCTAGCAGGTTTCGCACCTGCTGCATATCGCTGCCAGCGTGCCAGGGCGCGGCGACAAAATAACCGTGAGAGGCCAAGTGTCGGGCATAGCCCTCTAGATCTTCTGGGCTAGAGGCTAACCCGTGAGATTGAATGACTACGGGCACGCTCTGGGTAGGCCAGGGCTGCGGCTGATAGCAACGAACCCGGATTGGCCGGGAGGATAGCTCCCTGCCAGCAGAGCTTTCTTCACTCTCCAGCACCAGCGTGTGCTGCACAACTTCGAATGCTCCTGGCTTTCGCAGGTCGGGGGCCTGGGAAAAGTCTGGGGATAAGCCCATCGTCAATTCGGCTGCGGCCAAATTTTGGAGGGTGGCAAGAATGGTTTCGGTTTCTTTGAGCAACCGTTCTACATCCCCAGCAGTGAGGAGTAGCTGGTCTAGATTGAACTGTAGGGTATGGGGAAAATGGCGCATGAAGCTCAGTAAGGACAGACCCTCTGGGTCTTCTGCCATCTGGATGAGCAGATTTTTCAGGAGGTGTCTTTGAGCTGCCTGATCTGCTGGTGCGGGTAAGTAGAAAAAGCGCTCAAACCACGACAGTACGGTGTCGCCTATGGAGGTGCCCAAAAAATAGCCAAGCTGGATCGGATCGAGCGTGAGCTGCGATCGCAAAATCTGTCGGCACCGGGCTTGATGAATCTGATGCGCCTTGCCGAGATAGACCCTACAGGTTCTATCGGCTAGGTGAGGCAAGGTCTGTGCGGCTATAAATCCTTGACTGCGGCGCAGGAGCTTTACCAGCAGCGCCTTAACCTGCTTGATGACAGTCTGCCTGGATTGAGCCTTGGGAGAATTGAATGGAGGATTGGCTGGAGAGTCGGCGTGAACCATGACACCTCTCGGAGAACGGGCAACTTCACGTTGTCCGCTCCTCTCCTACTTCAATCATGACTTAGGGAATTAGGCGCTGCTGATTTTGCAACTTTCAGCAATGTTCAGCCTGGATGTTCACCCCTAAGCTCCGCTTTACAATAGGAAATATCGCAACTCGCCCCGCCCTAACCCATGTATCACGTTATCTACGATGGCCAATGCAATCTCTGTGTCAACCTGGTGCGGCTGCTGGAGAGCTTGGACCAGGGACAGCAGTTTCGCTATATTCCCATGCAGGATGAGGTGACCCTAGGGCAGTACGGTATTACCAGCGAAGACTGCGAAATGGGCATGATTTTGCTGGATGCGGAGAACCCGACTCGGCGCTGGCAGGGCAGTGCTGCGGCAGAAGAGATTGGGCAGCTGATGCCTTTAGGCTCAATTTTTGTCAATGCGTATCGGGCACTGCCTGGGCTCAAACCTACAGGCGATCAGGTCTACGAATACGTGCGCGACAACCGCTATACGCTATTTGGCAAACGCGATCGCATCTACTTCCCCAAATATCCCCTTTGCACCACCGACGCTTGCCAAAAGAACTTCACCTAGTCAGCCATTCTGACTCTGCTCACGATTTCTAGAGGAACCCCATTTGGACATTCGCATTTGCTTTATCGGCGATTCTTTTGTCAATGGCACAGGCGATTCGGAATACCTGGGCTGGGTGGGCCGGGTCTGTCAAAAGGCGGCCAAGGCAGGGCACGAGCTGACTAGCTATAACCTGGGGGTGCGACGCGAGACGAGCCTACAAATCGAGCAGCGCTGGCAGGCAGAGGCCAGCTGTCGGCTCCCAGAAACCTGCCAGGGACGGCTGGTATTTGCCTTTGGTGTAAACGATGCCGCCGAGGAAAACGGCAAATCGCGGGTTAACCCTGATGACTCTGTGGCCTGCGCCCGTAGGCTTTTGCTTGCCGCCAAAGCAGCCTATCCGGTTCTCATGGTTGGCCCGCCGCCCGTAGGGAACAAAGCCCATAATGCTCGAATTGAGACGCTTTCTCAGCTCTTTGCAGAAGTCTGCCGAGAGATTGACGTGCCCTACTTAGAGATCTACTCAAAGCTAGTGCAGTCGCCTGTGTGGCACCTGGAAGTGAACCGAGGCGACGGATCCCATCCAGCGACGCCAGGCTACCAAATGCTGGCTGACCTGATCTCGCAATGGTCTGCCTGGAAAGCCTGGTTCCCCAAACCATAAGCAGATAAGGTCTAGATCCCCGGCTTTTGGTGCGTAGCCGTAGTCTTCAGCCTCCCCACAGAAAAAGCCGGGGATCTGGGGTGCAGGAGGATGTCAGCGGCTAAATCCCGGCTTTTGGTGCGTAGTCGTAGACTTGAACTTTTTCAGAGCCCCGGCTTTTGGTGCGTAGCTATAATTTTCAGCTTCCCCCCAGAAAAAGCCGGGGATCTATCTAGGGTGCGCTTTGCCGATAGGATCTGAGTGCGTAGGAAGTGAAGAGGCTGATTTAAGTATGGATGCGCTCAAAGGGGGACTGATTGTATCGTGTCAGGCACCCGTCAACTCACCGCTGCACAATCCCATGATCATTGCCGCGATCGCAGAGGCAGCAGTCAACCAGGGAGCCGTAGGTGTTCGTATTGACACCCCGGCCCACCTCGAAGCGGTGCGGTTACAGGTGAATGCGCCCATTATCGGCCTGTGGAAGCGGGTCATCCCCAACTACGAGGTCTACATTACTCCTCAATTTCACCACGCCCAAGCCGTAGCCGCTGCTGGAGCCGACATTATTGCAGTCGATGCCACAGAGCGACCTAGGCCCGGCGAAGAGACTCTATCAGGGCTGATTAAGCGCATCCACGAG is from Pseudanabaena sp. FACHB-2040 and encodes:
- a CDS encoding alpha/beta hydrolase, which produces MVHADSPANPPFNSPKAQSRQTVIKQVKALLVKLLRRSQGFIAAQTLPHLADRTCRVYLGKAHQIHQARCRQILRSQLTLDPIQLGYFLGTSIGDTVLSWFERFFYLPAPADQAAQRHLLKNLLIQMAEDPEGLSLLSFMRHFPHTLQFNLDQLLLTAGDVERLLKETETILATLQNLAAAELTMGLSPDFSQAPDLRKPGAFEVVQHTLVLESEESSAGRELSSRPIRVRCYQPQPWPTQSVPVVIQSHGLASSPEDLEGYARHLASHGYFVAAPWHAGSDMQQVRNLLEGKSQDLFKAQEFIDRPLEISRLLDGLEQCNDTQFGGLLNLRAVGVMGYSFGAYTAFALAGAAIHFETLEAACRLPWNELNLSLLLQCQALGLPRGAYPLQDARIQAIVSLDAVGSGVFGAQGMGQIQVPALLLASSRDIAAPLVCEQIRLFQGLKNPHCYLGVIQGKTHIRNLQRLTESLNLRVKILPQNVGTCCELPFDQYINALSLAFFNQYLAQGIDCLPQLTADYAAYLSQPPFDLWLVSSGSWQEMGETRGDGT
- a CDS encoding DCC1-like thiol-disulfide oxidoreductase family protein, coding for MYHVIYDGQCNLCVNLVRLLESLDQGQQFRYIPMQDEVTLGQYGITSEDCEMGMILLDAENPTRRWQGSAAAEEIGQLMPLGSIFVNAYRALPGLKPTGDQVYEYVRDNRYTLFGKRDRIYFPKYPLCTTDACQKNFT
- a CDS encoding alpha/beta hydrolase; its protein translation is MRHREGRFTGDGKLELYYQCWHPAAEVKAVVGIVPGLGSHSGLFGSLVEGLVASGYGVYSVDLRGHGQSPGQRGHINRWAELCWDVGKFWQLMAAQNPGALCFLLGHSLGATVVLDYALRCSDALPGVVAIAPAIGPVGVSPIKMGIGRAFSRVWPRFSLDTGLPEEAGSRCPDWVAAYASDPLRHRQGTARLATEFLNTARRLRTELLTLQVPLLLLQGSEDSVVPPDGSRLLFGQLSLIDKEYREYSGGLHDLHNDICARQVSLDVVNWINRHVENKGLLCELSYHQ
- a CDS encoding GDSL-type esterase/lipase family protein, which codes for MDIRICFIGDSFVNGTGDSEYLGWVGRVCQKAAKAGHELTSYNLGVRRETSLQIEQRWQAEASCRLPETCQGRLVFAFGVNDAAEENGKSRVNPDDSVACARRLLLAAKAAYPVLMVGPPPVGNKAHNARIETLSQLFAEVCREIDVPYLEIYSKLVQSPVWHLEVNRGDGSHPATPGYQMLADLISQWSAWKAWFPKP
- a CDS encoding N-acetylmannosamine-6-phosphate 2-epimerase — protein: MDALKGGLIVSCQAPVNSPLHNPMIIAAIAEAAVNQGAVGVRIDTPAHLEAVRLQVNAPIIGLWKRVIPNYEVYITPQFHHAQAVAAAGADIIAVDATERPRPGEETLSGLIKRIHEELGKPVMADVDTLENAIAAAQAGADYVGTTLFGYTPATRGHTPPGFDLLAQMVEKLDLPVICEGGIASPTEARQALSLGAFAVVVGTAITGVDLLVQRYVRELG
- a CDS encoding AMP-binding protein gives rise to the protein MNAISVSHCAALEAESPILGRTLPALLDQACEGQPSLQEDPAAPQQTLNQWRRGRWQSLPIPEFRRAAEEFALGLETLGLVRGDRVALVMHSDTGFAIADMGCLLAGLVDVPIDLTQTIENILFILQQTAAKALVISNQDLLNQLMPYLWETPELGSVVLVEIEETREYGDAPPRLHIPASSSPHPESCLQIPRLLCQQPSGSPCPSPCPQCVQLATLAEVSAWGWERWSEAGVRGLRDAIAPHDLATILYIPSETKQPRGVMLSHENITANVLAAFSSYPDLPTGPEEVALLFLPLTHIFARVFLYGHLAFGHSIYFSDANHLIKHLRRVKPTFLITVPRLLEKVHERILDRAQHLSRFDRAVLLWAIKLAQRFNLNRTPHRLYALQLQLADRLVFGQWRDVFGGRLRACISGGAALSEELVRFFSAAGVPVLQGYGLTESSGVVCYNRGTDNRAGTVGMPIPGVEVAIAPDHEILIRAPFVMQGYYQDPEATRQAIDEAGWLHTGDLGTLSADRFLTITGVKKPLFKLSTGKYVSALPLEQGLMRSPLVAHAITVGLNRKFCGLLIFPNLEALRVGAETWGIDAGCPGWLQQPRIVALYQPLIDTANCHLPYWSTVRKFVLVDAELTQENGLLLADGRVNRTAVLERFAGEIEGLYGGGEDVGRGERGDAEREGRGVWGDGEGGEACPVYAKSLMRH